In Clostridium sp., one DNA window encodes the following:
- a CDS encoding HD-GYP domain-containing protein produces the protein MLKLDEIYIHELRKGMILGDSVYSKETGKLLLVGGTTLSGKMIRLLKQNDIGTVKVVDRYTLFVTPFEIMARELEYNIKSEIKKHAPDKLEANKSDNMVTVSETAREIVENIVKDDDILDFCIEMKILNNKYLFRHSIHTCALALLVSGSMGLERKQMYNIGVAALLHDIGLCEMPFLINVPDMDSKQKLLWEQHPAYGYHFANEKNLPMSITTNILYHQERWNGSGFPEKLSNSDIPIGSRIIAVCDEYDKLIVFEKYQPYQAIEYLYGSGGYLFDIDVVNAFTNNLAVYPLGSLVRLTTKEVGVVVNVRKNLGPRPVVRVYFNRVNRPLSEPRDVDLGVENTVFIEEVL, from the coding sequence GTGCTCAAATTGGATGAAATTTATATACATGAACTGAGAAAAGGCATGATTCTAGGCGATTCTGTTTATTCTAAAGAGACTGGCAAGCTGCTGCTGGTTGGAGGGACTACGCTTTCCGGCAAAATGATCAGGCTTCTCAAACAAAATGATATAGGTACCGTAAAAGTGGTGGACAGATATACATTATTTGTGACACCATTTGAAATTATGGCAAGGGAGCTGGAATACAACATTAAATCCGAAATAAAGAAACACGCTCCTGATAAGTTGGAGGCAAATAAATCCGATAATATGGTTACAGTATCAGAAACAGCAAGGGAAATTGTAGAAAATATAGTGAAAGATGATGATATCCTGGATTTTTGTATTGAAATGAAAATATTGAATAACAAGTACCTGTTCAGACACAGTATACATACATGCGCCCTGGCACTTCTGGTATCCGGTTCAATGGGACTTGAAAGGAAACAGATGTACAATATAGGTGTTGCTGCACTGCTGCATGATATAGGATTGTGTGAAATGCCTTTTTTAATTAACGTACCTGATATGGACTCAAAGCAGAAATTGTTATGGGAACAGCACCCTGCATATGGTTATCATTTTGCAAATGAAAAAAATCTTCCCATGAGTATTACTACAAATATTCTTTATCATCAGGAAAGGTGGAATGGTTCAGGTTTTCCTGAAAAGCTTTCAAATTCCGACATACCTATAGGTTCCAGAATTATTGCCGTATGTGATGAATATGACAAATTGATTGTGTTTGAAAAGTATCAGCCTTATCAGGCCATTGAATATCTCTATGGAAGCGGAGGATATTTGTTTGATATTGATGTGGTAAATGCTTTTACCAATAATCTGGCGGTATATCCCCTTGGGTCTCTCGTGAGACTGACTACGAAAGAAGTTGGGGTAGTTGTCAATGTCAGAAAAAATTTGGGACCTAGACCTGTTGTACGCGTGTACTTCAATCGGGTAAACAGGCCCTTGAGTGAACCAAGGGATGTTGATCTTGGCGTGGAAAATACTGTATTTATAGAAGAAGTGCTATAA
- a CDS encoding PilZ domain-containing protein gives MLNDDYSYLMNRKQIIKKDRRINSRYKYNDSFKIMNINGQNCNCQVIGVDTSISGIGFLSEVKFEKDDLLEIIFKYNTISIPATLKVRHVNLHDEGYFIGGYFIALKNIYRDILKQDLS, from the coding sequence ATGTTAAATGATGATTACAGCTACTTAATGAATAGAAAACAGATAATCAAAAAAGATAGGAGAATTAATTCAAGATACAAATATAATGACAGTTTTAAAATTATGAATATAAATGGACAGAATTGTAACTGTCAAGTTATTGGGGTAGATACATCTATTTCGGGAATAGGTTTTTTATCAGAAGTTAAATTTGAAAAAGATGATTTACTTGAAATAATATTTAAGTACAATACTATTAGTATACCAGCAACACTTAAAGTTAGGCATGTAAATTTACATGATGAAGGATACTTTATCGGAGGATATTTTATTGCATTGAAAAATATTTATAGAGATATTTTGAAACAGGATTTATCATAA
- the ilvA gene encoding threonine ammonia-lyase, with amino-acid sequence MKVDLTLNDVLEARERIKDICIRTNLIYSPEFSRESGNEVYIKPENLQITGAFKLRGASNKVSKLSDEQKSRGLIASSAGNHAQGVAYSAKRLGIKATIVMPETTPFIKVQSTRNYGADIVLKGKVYDEAYEEAKRLERENGYTFVHPFNDVDVMAGQGTIALEIIDELSDVDAILVPIGGGGLISGISVAAKSINPNIKIIGVQAEGADPMKISFETGKLTYADEVDTIADGAAVKQPGDLTFEVVKNYVDEIVTVSDQELMEAVFVVLEKHKLISEATGAMSLAALKRLKFKGKKVVSLISGGNIDVVTIASLLNNGLFSRGRIFCFSVKLKDTPGQLLRIAQILAEKRANVIKLDHNQFKAVDRLKHVVLEVTVETNGYEHIESIVKALNDEGYNVDRIC; translated from the coding sequence ATGAAGGTAGATTTGACATTAAATGATGTATTGGAAGCTAGAGAAAGAATAAAGGACATATGTATAAGGACAAATTTGATATACAGTCCGGAATTCAGCAGGGAAAGCGGTAATGAGGTGTACATAAAACCGGAGAATCTCCAGATTACCGGAGCATTCAAGTTGAGAGGGGCTTCAAATAAAGTAAGTAAATTAAGCGATGAACAGAAATCCAGGGGGCTTATAGCTTCTTCGGCAGGAAATCATGCCCAGGGAGTGGCATATTCAGCGAAGAGACTTGGAATCAAGGCTACTATTGTAATGCCTGAGACAACACCTTTTATAAAAGTTCAATCCACTAGAAATTATGGGGCGGATATAGTACTTAAAGGGAAAGTTTATGATGAAGCATATGAAGAGGCAAAGAGGCTTGAAAGAGAAAACGGCTATACTTTTGTTCATCCTTTTAACGATGTAGATGTAATGGCAGGACAGGGAACCATAGCACTTGAAATAATAGATGAATTAAGTGATGTGGACGCAATATTGGTGCCAATAGGTGGAGGTGGACTGATAAGTGGAATATCAGTTGCTGCCAAGTCCATTAATCCAAATATAAAGATAATAGGGGTTCAGGCAGAAGGTGCAGATCCTATGAAAATTTCATTTGAAACGGGAAAGCTTACCTATGCGGATGAAGTGGATACAATTGCGGATGGTGCAGCAGTAAAACAACCGGGAGATCTTACATTCGAGGTAGTAAAAAATTATGTAGATGAAATTGTTACGGTAAGTGATCAGGAGCTTATGGAAGCTGTGTTTGTTGTTCTTGAAAAGCACAAGCTCATATCAGAAGCAACAGGGGCTATGTCGCTGGCAGCATTGAAAAGATTGAAATTTAAAGGCAAAAAGGTGGTTTCACTGATAAGCGGCGGGAATATAGATGTAGTTACAATAGCATCCCTTTTAAATAATGGATTATTTTCAAGAGGCAGAATATTCTGTTTTTCAGTTAAACTCAAGGATACTCCCGGACAGCTTCTTAGGATAGCTCAGATACTGGCAGAAAAGAGGGCAAATGTAATAAAACTTGATCACAATCAGTTCAAGGCAGTAGACAGGTTGAAGCATGTTGTACTGGAGGTAACAGTTGAAACCAATGGATATGAACACATAGAATCCATAGTGAAGGCATTGAACGATGAAGGATATAATGTGGATAGAATTTGTTAA
- a CDS encoding DMT family transporter — protein sequence MNINQYNSILCAILSALLYAISLPISKILLKGINPTLMSALLYLGAGVGMLLFNLINCRNGSKRAEKRLTKNGLPFIIGMIVLDIAAPILLMVGLTFTTSSDASLLSNFEIAATSLIAFIIFKEHIGRRLFLAIVLITISCIILSLQDSASFSLSIGSLFIISGCICWGFENNCTKMLSVKDPIEIVVIKGIGASAGSFLIVAVFSLYATSFLYILAAVILGFFSYGLSIFFYIYAQRYLGAARTSAYYALSPFIGAGLSFIILKEKPTVYFIFAFIVMAAGTYLLSTDTN from the coding sequence ATGAATATAAATCAATACAATTCAATTTTATGTGCAATACTTTCTGCATTATTATATGCAATCAGTCTTCCTATATCAAAAATACTGCTGAAAGGAATAAATCCAACACTGATGTCCGCACTTCTTTATCTTGGTGCAGGAGTAGGTATGCTTCTATTCAACTTAATCAATTGCAGAAACGGCTCAAAAAGAGCAGAAAAAAGGCTTACAAAAAATGGCCTTCCTTTTATAATTGGAATGATTGTTCTAGACATAGCTGCCCCAATTCTTTTAATGGTTGGGTTAACTTTTACCACTTCTTCAGATGCTTCATTATTAAGCAATTTTGAAATTGCAGCTACCTCCCTGATTGCTTTTATTATCTTCAAAGAACATATCGGCAGAAGGCTGTTCCTGGCAATTGTACTTATAACAATTTCCTGCATTATTTTATCATTACAGGACTCTGCAAGTTTTTCCCTTTCCATTGGTTCCCTGTTCATTATATCTGGATGTATCTGCTGGGGATTCGAAAACAACTGTACCAAAATGCTGTCGGTAAAAGATCCTATAGAAATAGTGGTCATAAAAGGTATTGGGGCAAGTGCAGGTTCTTTTCTGATTGTTGCTGTCTTCAGCTTGTACGCCACCAGCTTTTTGTATATCCTGGCTGCAGTTATACTTGGCTTTTTTTCATACGGATTAAGTATATTCTTCTATATTTACGCACAAAGATATCTTGGTGCTGCAAGAACAAGTGCGTATTATGCACTCTCTCCTTTCATTGGGGCAGGACTTTCTTTTATTATTTTAAAGGAAAAGCCAACTGTGTATTTCATTTTTGCATTTATAGTTATGGCTGCAGGAACTTATCTGTTGTCAACGGATACCAATTAG
- a CDS encoding metal-sensing transcriptional repressor gives MTKDHKHENTKAVINRLSRTIGHLQSVKRMVEDGRDCSEILIQIAAVRNAINNTGKIILQDHINHCVVKAIEEDDKKTLEDLNRAIDQFMK, from the coding sequence ATGACTAAAGATCATAAACATGAAAATACAAAAGCTGTTATAAATCGACTTTCAAGGACTATAGGGCACTTGCAGTCCGTAAAAAGAATGGTTGAAGACGGACGTGACTGCAGTGAAATCCTGATTCAGATTGCAGCCGTAAGAAATGCTATTAATAATACCGGTAAAATAATTCTTCAGGATCATATAAATCACTGTGTGGTAAAGGCAATAGAAGAAGATGATAAAAAAACTCTTGAAGATTTAAACAGAGCAATAGACCAATTTATGAAATAA
- a CDS encoding ROK family protein: MNKKYVLGIDLGGTKISGALSDISGSILYKYTVPTDAFRGEEKVLEKIIEVIEKVLASDDKSIEDIEAIGIGSPGPLDAKNGIIITTPNLPFRNFKLVDPIKKKFGIPVYLDNDANVGAIGEFMFGAGKGTKNMIFITVSTGIGGGAIINGQIYRGNTCNALEIGHMTLEKNGPRCNCGNYGCAEALASGTAIGKKGEQAVLNKEYTALKKHNKVTSYEVFEEAKKGDKIACEILNESLEYLGICVANVITSFDPEMVVIGGGVSKGGNIVLKKIQQVVNRRCFAAMAKSCRIVKAELGTDAGVMGAAALAVLQTKIQ; this comes from the coding sequence ATGAATAAGAAATATGTTTTAGGAATAGACTTGGGTGGAACTAAAATAAGTGGGGCACTTTCAGATATAAGTGGCAGTATATTGTATAAATATACTGTCCCTACCGATGCATTCAGGGGAGAAGAAAAAGTACTGGAAAAGATAATAGAAGTAATAGAAAAAGTTTTAGCAAGTGACGATAAAAGCATTGAAGATATTGAGGCCATCGGAATTGGTTCGCCCGGGCCGTTGGATGCTAAAAATGGAATAATAATAACGACGCCAAATCTTCCTTTCAGAAATTTTAAATTGGTGGATCCAATAAAGAAGAAATTTGGAATTCCAGTATACCTGGACAATGATGCAAATGTAGGTGCCATTGGAGAATTCATGTTTGGAGCAGGAAAGGGAACAAAAAATATGATTTTTATTACAGTCAGCACGGGAATTGGAGGCGGAGCGATAATTAATGGACAAATTTACAGGGGGAATACCTGCAATGCCCTTGAAATCGGGCATATGACGCTGGAGAAAAATGGTCCCAGATGTAATTGTGGAAATTATGGCTGTGCAGAAGCACTCGCATCGGGTACTGCAATAGGGAAAAAAGGAGAACAGGCTGTTCTGAATAAGGAATATACAGCTTTAAAGAAACACAATAAGGTAACTTCCTATGAGGTGTTTGAGGAAGCAAAAAAGGGAGATAAAATTGCTTGTGAAATATTGAATGAAAGCCTTGAATATCTTGGAATATGCGTAGCCAATGTCATAACCAGCTTTGATCCTGAAATGGTAGTTATTGGAGGGGGAGTTTCAAAAGGGGGAAATATCGTACTGAAGAAAATACAACAGGTAGTAAATAGGAGATGCTTTGCTGCAATGGCAAAGTCATGCAGAATTGTGAAAGCAGAACTTGGAACGGATGCAGGTGTAATGGGTGCTGCAGCACTTGCTGTGCTTCAAACTAAAATACAATAA
- a CDS encoding amino acid permease produces MGGYKLKRNLKNRHIQMIAIGGAIGVGLFYGSADAISMGGPSIILAYLTGGLFVFIIMRALGELSVDDPNSGSFSAYATKYLGDFAGFFSGWTYWLQGVTTVMAELTAVGIYVQFWLPDFPRWISALVFLLVLVLINIIGVKAYGEFEFWLALIKVVCIICMIIFGLFMIVFGFGNKGHAIGFSNLWMNGGFFPNGIRGFLLSFIFVTFAFGGVELIGITAGEAENPEKSIPKAINNVFWRILIFYVGSMLVMLSLYSWSKIGIKGSPFVLVFDKVGIPAAASIINFVVLTAALSGMNSALFVEGRMLYSLALNNNAPGIFRKISKSGIPYVGILFSTAIAMIAIFLNYLLPFKVFNYISSVTVIAIITAWITILLVQLKFRKYKSSLGQKVKFKMPFYPVLTYTAIIYLLLIVALLFVLPSTRISIYVVPVWIAILLTMYKILIKNR; encoded by the coding sequence ATGGGAGGATATAAATTAAAGAGGAATTTAAAAAATCGTCATATTCAGATGATTGCTATTGGTGGAGCCATAGGAGTAGGGTTATTTTATGGCTCGGCAGATGCCATAAGTATGGGTGGCCCGTCTATTATATTAGCATATTTGACTGGCGGTTTGTTTGTTTTTATAATTATGAGGGCATTGGGAGAGCTTTCTGTAGATGATCCAAATTCAGGTTCATTTAGTGCTTATGCAACTAAATATTTAGGGGATTTCGCTGGATTTTTTTCAGGATGGACTTATTGGCTTCAAGGTGTTACAACTGTAATGGCCGAGCTTACGGCAGTTGGTATATATGTACAGTTTTGGCTGCCGGATTTTCCGAGGTGGATTTCCGCCCTAGTATTTTTATTGGTTTTAGTTTTAATTAATATAATTGGAGTGAAAGCTTATGGTGAGTTTGAATTTTGGCTGGCACTCATTAAAGTTGTGTGTATTATTTGCATGATTATTTTTGGACTTTTTATGATAGTATTTGGCTTTGGAAATAAAGGACATGCCATTGGATTTTCAAATTTATGGATGAATGGAGGTTTTTTCCCTAATGGGATCAGAGGATTTTTATTGTCATTCATCTTTGTTACTTTTGCGTTTGGTGGAGTGGAACTTATTGGTATAACTGCTGGTGAAGCAGAAAATCCTGAAAAATCCATACCCAAAGCAATCAATAATGTATTTTGGCGTATACTTATTTTTTATGTTGGCTCTATGTTGGTTATGTTAAGCCTTTATTCATGGAGTAAAATTGGAATTAAAGGAAGCCCTTTTGTATTAGTCTTCGATAAAGTTGGAATTCCGGCAGCGGCATCAATTATTAATTTTGTGGTTTTGACAGCTGCATTATCAGGTATGAACAGTGCATTATTTGTTGAAGGGAGAATGCTTTATAGTTTGGCTTTGAACAATAATGCTCCGGGTATATTTCGTAAAATCAGCAAATCAGGAATACCATATGTAGGAATTCTATTTAGTACAGCTATAGCTATGATTGCAATATTTTTAAATTATTTATTACCCTTCAAAGTTTTTAATTATATATCATCGGTAACAGTTATAGCAATTATAACTGCATGGATAACTATACTTTTAGTACAATTAAAATTCAGAAAATATAAGAGTTCCTTAGGACAAAAAGTAAAATTTAAAATGCCATTTTATCCGGTACTTACGTATACAGCTATTATATACTTGTTATTGATCGTTGCTTTACTATTTGTTTTACCGAGTACGAGAATATCCATATATGTAGTACCTGTGTGGATAGCAATTCTATTGACCATGTATAAAATATTAATTAAAAATAGATGA
- a CDS encoding S66 peptidase family protein: MAIRPQILRAGDTIGIVTLGSPLSADIINARIQTLRNMGFNIVLGNYVYSYDGYVAATEQQRASDLMEMFENPDVKAIIPSRGGVGVAGIIPYLDYPVITQNPKIITGYSDITILLNVLYIWANLITFHSLLLIDFKPTAPAYNMNQFFTATSTLTSPRQLENPPGMPLISRIPGNVTGPIVGGNLTSFADNLGTPFEVDTRGKILLIEEVHEPINTVYRHINRLILAGKLSDCAGILMGECTNCDDSYGKSYEDLINDVIMPMNKPLMTNLASGHGTYKMAIPIGAEANLNTYENTLTILEPTVRI; this comes from the coding sequence ATGGCAATAAGGCCGCAAATTTTACGTGCAGGAGATACAATCGGAATAGTTACTTTAGGAAGTCCATTATCTGCCGATATCATCAATGCTCGTATACAGACTCTTAGAAACATGGGCTTTAATATAGTATTAGGAAATTATGTATATTCTTATGATGGATACGTTGCAGCCACAGAACAACAGAGGGCCTCTGATCTGATGGAAATGTTCGAAAATCCTGATGTGAAGGCTATTATACCTTCAAGAGGTGGAGTAGGTGTTGCGGGTATTATACCGTATCTTGATTATCCTGTTATTACACAGAATCCTAAAATTATCACAGGGTACAGCGACATAACAATTTTATTAAATGTTTTGTATATATGGGCTAATTTAATTACTTTTCACAGCCTTCTTTTAATAGACTTTAAACCGACTGCCCCTGCATACAACATGAATCAGTTTTTCACTGCTACATCTACACTTACCTCGCCAAGGCAACTTGAAAATCCTCCCGGAATGCCATTAATAAGCAGGATTCCTGGAAATGTTACAGGCCCTATAGTTGGAGGCAACCTTACATCTTTTGCAGATAACCTCGGCACTCCATTTGAAGTTGATACCAGAGGGAAAATACTCTTAATCGAAGAAGTACACGAGCCCATTAATACAGTCTACAGGCATATAAACCGGCTAATATTGGCCGGCAAGCTCAGTGACTGTGCAGGTATCCTTATGGGAGAATGCACAAATTGTGATGATTCATACGGTAAGTCATATGAAGATTTAATTAATGATGTTATAATGCCGATGAACAAACCTCTTATGACAAACTTAGCATCTGGGCATGGCACATACAAGATGGCTATACCTATAGGCGCCGAAGCCAACCTTAATACTTATGAAAATACATTGACGATACTTGAGCCAACGGTGCGTATATGA
- a CDS encoding methyl-accepting chemotaxis protein, which yields MMRWLSNLKILKKLMMGFIITALFTCVIGVTSLSRMKDIYSSLNITYNKDLKGSNDLQQLKTNLMAIRGDMLIVMDKSQRNMVKNMNSEINSLSSKNEKLISEYKSTIIVDDDKKLFAQFEQYLKNWTNYRKEFLEFVQQGNYTAAKSEFIKTEESRTQMISTLDKAINLSMKLAQSNYEDRTLQYKHSYVYIISTILICFILSILLGVIISNDVNNPLKKIEEFAGKLEKFDFSSSINLSRKDELGITASGLNVARKNVAQFIEVISNNIDNMNSSSDELFSISENLLSKTNDMSSSVKIVSEVIQRTNVTTEEITASIEEVDSSINELSQKAVDGNNNANAFQKRAIDVQNRGKRALDTTDKLYNEKKQNMVQSIKDGQVVENVKVMANTIANIAEQTNLLALNAAIESARAGENGKGFAVVAEEVRNLAEQSSDSVAKIQDTIEKVQQAFNNLSISGNEVLNFMNNKVNPQFEMFGNMGKKYYEDADFVSKMSEEIASMSEELTATVGQVSETVQSMSGDVQRSSESAELIKRNIEENVRAAEKVKLSAQNQIQLSQKLNSMIKNFRI from the coding sequence ATGATGAGATGGCTTTCAAACTTAAAAATTCTAAAGAAATTAATGATGGGATTTATTATAACAGCGCTTTTTACTTGTGTAATTGGTGTTACATCTCTTTCAAGGATGAAAGATATATATTCCAGTTTGAACATCACATATAATAAAGATCTAAAAGGAAGCAACGACCTGCAGCAGTTGAAGACGAATTTGATGGCAATCAGGGGAGATATGCTTATTGTCATGGATAAATCCCAGAGGAATATGGTCAAGAACATGAATTCGGAAATTAACAGTTTATCCAGTAAAAATGAAAAACTAATATCTGAATACAAGTCGACTATCATTGTTGATGATGATAAAAAGTTATTTGCCCAGTTTGAACAGTATTTGAAAAATTGGACGAATTATAGAAAGGAGTTTCTGGAATTTGTCCAACAAGGTAATTATACTGCAGCAAAAAGTGAATTTATAAAAACTGAGGAATCCAGAACTCAAATGATATCCACGCTTGATAAAGCCATAAATTTGAGCATGAAACTGGCGCAAAGCAATTATGAAGATAGGACTCTTCAGTATAAACATTCCTATGTATATATAATTTCAACAATTTTAATATGTTTTATTTTATCGATTTTATTGGGAGTCATTATCTCGAATGATGTCAACAATCCATTAAAAAAAATAGAAGAATTTGCGGGTAAATTGGAAAAATTTGATTTTTCTTCATCTATAAATCTGTCTAGAAAAGATGAACTTGGTATAACAGCTTCAGGGCTTAATGTAGCAAGAAAGAACGTGGCGCAGTTTATTGAAGTAATATCAAACAATATAGACAATATGAACAGTTCAAGTGATGAATTGTTTTCCATATCCGAGAATCTTTTGTCAAAAACAAATGATATGAGCAGTTCGGTTAAAATTGTTTCCGAGGTAATTCAAAGAACCAATGTCACCACCGAAGAAATAACGGCATCAATTGAGGAAGTTGATTCAAGCATAAATGAACTGTCGCAAAAAGCTGTGGATGGAAATAATAATGCAAACGCATTCCAAAAAAGAGCAATTGATGTACAGAACAGAGGGAAAAGAGCTTTGGATACTACGGATAAGTTATATAATGAGAAAAAACAGAATATGGTCCAGTCAATTAAGGATGGACAGGTAGTAGAAAATGTCAAGGTAATGGCCAATACTATTGCAAACATAGCTGAACAGACCAATTTACTTGCCCTAAATGCGGCTATAGAATCAGCACGTGCAGGAGAGAATGGGAAGGGATTTGCTGTTGTTGCAGAAGAAGTGAGAAATCTTGCAGAACAGTCCTCTGATTCTGTTGCCAAAATTCAGGATACTATTGAAAAAGTACAGCAGGCATTCAACAATCTTTCCATAAGCGGTAATGAGGTTTTAAATTTTATGAATAACAAAGTCAATCCCCAATTCGAGATGTTCGGGAATATGGGTAAAAAATATTATGAGGATGCAGATTTTGTCAGCAAGATGTCTGAGGAGATAGCCTCAATGTCCGAAGAGTTAACTGCTACTGTAGGACAGGTGAGTGAAACAGTTCAGAGTATGTCGGGAGACGTACAGAGATCTTCAGAAAGTGCTGAATTGATAAAAAGGAATATTGAAGAAAATGTGAGAGCTGCTGAAAAGGTAAAGTTGTCGGCTCAAAATCAAATTCAGTTGTCACAAAAATTAAACAGTATGATAAAGAATTTCAGAATTTAG
- a CDS encoding peptidylprolyl isomerase: MKNPVVTIEMENEQVIKIELYPDIAPNTVNNFISLIERGFYNGTIFHRVIPGFMIQGGDPEGTGTGGPGYSIKGEFSSNNFENNLKHERGVISMARTMVPDSAGSQFFIMTDDAPHLDGQYAAFGKVVDGIEEIDRIVSQKRDFNDKPREDQRMKNVTVETFDEEYAKPQKII, from the coding sequence ATGAAAAATCCTGTAGTTACAATTGAAATGGAAAATGAACAGGTGATAAAAATAGAACTTTATCCGGATATTGCACCTAATACAGTAAATAATTTCATATCATTGATAGAAAGAGGATTTTATAATGGAACAATTTTTCACAGGGTAATACCGGGCTTCATGATTCAGGGAGGAGATCCGGAGGGTACTGGAACCGGCGGACCGGGATATTCAATTAAAGGTGAATTTTCGTCTAATAATTTTGAAAACAACCTGAAGCATGAAAGAGGAGTGATATCCATGGCAAGGACTATGGTACCTGATTCTGCCGGATCACAGTTTTTTATAATGACGGATGATGCACCTCATCTTGATGGTCAGTATGCTGCCTTTGGAAAAGTTGTAGATGGAATTGAGGAGATAGATAGAATAGTATCACAAAAAAGAGATTTCAATGATAAACCACGTGAGGATCAAAGGATGAAAAATGTGACTGTAGAGACTTTTGACGAAGAATATGCTAAACCACAAAAAATAATATAA
- a CDS encoding flavoprotein, whose translation MLDGKKIVVGITGCSMAIHALDLIAELKKLHADVYAVMTRNSTNFVTPLMVQRSVDHPIEIEAFDLPKSWEKGHKSLSQDTDLLLIAPASADILGKAANGIADDLLSTTIMSMRGPKIIATHINDKMYNSPSVQRNVKTLKGDGFTFVNNGNGEHPSRFPSVDQIVGTVLRVLNAE comes from the coding sequence ATGCTTGATGGTAAAAAAATAGTAGTTGGTATTACTGGATGCAGCATGGCAATACATGCTCTGGATTTAATTGCTGAACTGAAAAAACTTCATGCAGATGTATATGCTGTCATGACTCGAAATTCTACTAACTTTGTAACTCCGCTTATGGTGCAGAGAAGTGTTGATCATCCTATTGAAATTGAAGCATTTGATCTGCCTAAATCATGGGAGAAGGGTCATAAGTCCCTTTCGCAGGATACGGATCTACTCCTGATTGCACCTGCTTCTGCAGATATTTTGGGAAAAGCAGCTAACGGAATTGCGGATGATTTGCTGTCGACAACTATTATGTCGATGCGTGGCCCTAAAATCATAGCTACACATATCAACGACAAGATGTATAACAGCCCAAGTGTACAGCGCAACGTGAAGACCCTCAAAGGTGATGGCTTTACCTTCGTAAATAATGGAAACGGTGAACATCCTTCGCGTTTTCCATCTGTTGATCAGATAGTTGGTACAGTACTTCGGGTTTTAAATGCTGAATAA